CCCCCATCGCCACGGGGCGACGAGCGTCGTCTCGCGCACAAACGATCGCGCGTAATCGAGCGCAGTCGCGATCACCATGCTTTCTACAACGAGCACGATCACGGGGTGCCAAAAGTGTAAGGCTTCGTTATTCATGGCGACGACAACGCGGGCTTGCCCTCAAGGTTGGCACAATCGCTACAGCTTGCGCGAGCGTTGCCAAAAGGCAACACACCGCCGGATCGCTTGATTCTAGCAGCAACTTGCTGCCGCCGAACGGGATAGGCGATGCCGTGTTCGGCTCGGGTGACCTGAACGGTTGGCGAAAATGCAACGGTTGCGTTTGCTCTACGGGCAATCGCGGGGCATGTTTTCCCGTGACCCGTACCCGCCCGCATATGCGGCCGCCGCGGTAACCAACCCGCGCGAGATCGAGGATCAGGTTTCCTCTCACCCGGCCCGCGGGCCACGGTCACGCGTCTCTCGGTTTGCCTTGCAGGGAGAGTAAAGCATGTCAGCCATTGTTTCGTCGAAGTGGGTTCGTCGCAGCCTGATTTTAGCGGTCGTTGCGGGCACGGCCGTGGCGCTTGTGGCTGACGCGAACGCCTTTCATCGGCGTCGCGTGATCGTGACGTACGGTCCTGCCGTCGTGCCACCGGTCGCCGTGGGACCGAACAGCCTTAACCCCGTCGGCTTCGGCTTCGGCGGGTACAGTTACGGCGGCTACCCCTACTACGGATACTACGGATTCTTGCCGGGCCCCTACGAAGGCTTCGCCCCTTATGCACCTGCGGGCGCCGGTCCGTTTTATGGCCAGGTGGCGTACAGCGCGTACGGCGCCGCCGCGGCCACGGGCCTTGATGCAACGGCCGCCGGCCAGGCCGCGATCATGCCCCCAGGCTACGGTTGTGATCCCACCTGCTTGATGTCGCCACATGCGTATCGCCGCTACGTGCGGCGGCTGAATCGAGCCTTATTCCGTAGCGGCTATTGGTGCGGGCCGCTGGGCGCGCCCGGCGCTTACGGCGCGGTGCTCGGTGCTTCGGCCTTCATGGACGATGGCTTGGACGAGGAGCCGATCGAAGACCTCGGCGGCGAAGAATTGGATCCGACGCTCGGCATCGAGCAATCGCCCGTGGACGGTGAACAGGTTGCTCCGCCCTTGCCGCGTGAGGCCGTGCCGAGCCAGACCACGCCGACCGACGACGCTCCACGGCCCGCGCTCGAGCCATCGTTTTAGTTACCGCGCGGTGTGCGGCTCATGGTGAGCCGGCGCCCGCCGAGCGCGACGAAAACCTTCGGACGCTAGCCCCCCTCTGCCGCTGTTGCCTTCGGGGAGAAGGAGTAGCAAAGGCGAAGGGGCGCTGGCACGAGCGGGCGCGCCCCAACGCTAGGGGGCGCGCCCGTTTTTCTTTCCTGATCATCGCGGCTGACATGCGGCGGTTTTGCCCAGCCGGCACATTCGCTACCGATCGCCGCGCGTGTTGGGATCGGCTCTAGCAGGACCTGCGCCCATGCCGATACTTTCAATACAAATGCCGGGAGGGCGGGGCAATCACCTAGGGCTGCCCCGTTTCAGGATAGAGGTCATGGTAAGTCGACGGATCGAATTACCATGACCTTTTTTGCGCGCCTGCGGCGCGGCAACCCGTCGGCCGTCGCTACCGCTCAGTCACACAGTCGAAGCTGCGTTTGGGTGCCGTGGCCACGCGCGCCGTGGCCAAGCTGAACCGGCAAGGGATCGCGCCACATGCTCAGGCAAGCGTGAGCATGGCCCCCCTTTTTGCACCGCGACAGGTCGCTAGCGCTTTGCGAACCGCGCGCGGGGCTGGTCTATTGGCGGCGGTTCAGCAATCGCTTTCACCGCCAGGTCCGCCGCCATGCCTCGACCGACCATCGCTTCGCGCATCCCCGACAGTTTCACCGTGGGGCAGCGCGTCTCGTTCACGCGCACCTTCACCGACGGCGACATGGCGCTGTTCATCGGCGCCACGTGGGATATCAATCCCTACCACACCGACGACACCTTCGCCGCCACGACGCGCTTCCAGCGCCGCATCGTTCCCGGCCTCTTGCCGGGGAGCATGGCAACACACCTGGGCGGGCTGTGGGGCTTTCTGGCCACGGAGATGAACATGGAATTCGTGGCGCCGGTCTACGTCGGCGACACCATCACTCTCGAAGTCGAGATCACGGCCGTCGAAGAGCCGCGCGGATTGGTGCGCGCAAAATGCCGGTGGACGAATACCGAAGGGGTCGAGGTAGTGCGCGGCGGATTTGCCGGGTACCCCGCACGGCGCAAGCCGGCGTGATGGCCGCACACGCAATTGATGCGGGGTCGTCTCACCGCAACATCGAGGGCATGGCCCTGCGCATGCGTTCCATGATGCCCGGCTTGGCTTCGGTTTCGACGGGAGCCGACGCGTCGGTTCGCTTGGGCGTGTAGCGCGGGCGCGCGGCCAATGGATCGGCCGCCAAGGGCACGTTGGCGACCAGGAAACGCGGCCAATAGCCATCGAGCAAGCGCATGCAATCACCGAGCTGCCGGCTTTCGAGCATGTAGCTGGCGACGGTGATCATTTTCTTCAGCTCGCGGAACTCCTGATCGTCGAACTCGCGCAGCTCGATATCGTCGATCCACAATTCACCTGGCCCGGTCAGATCAAAACGAACGCACAAGTCGGACAATTGTTCGGTCGGCAAGTCGCGGACCTCGAAGAGGAACTGCGTCCAATCGCCGCTAATGGCTTGCGCGGTGCCGGCGCCGACCGGCGCATAACGATAGTAATCCTGCCCCTTCCAGCGTGCGCTCACGGCCAGGCGCAAAGGGGGCTGCCGCTGCGGATCCGCCACCCGCAGCCAGGCCAGCACCGACAAGTGCCCACTAGGCAGCGGAGTAATCGGCGCGCTGACGAGCGAGGCCGCGGCTTGCGTGCTGCTAAAACGCAGGCTCTGTTCACCCGAGCGTTTTTGATTCGTGTCGCATTCCGCGGCCGCGCCTGGGTGTTCGCGCAGCGTCCAGCCAGGGAGCGCATTGTCCGGTTCCGGCGGCTGCTCGAACCCCGCATTGACGAGGATCCTGCGGGCTTGCGGTTGCTGGAGCGCGGCGACCCGTTCACCCAACTCGCGGATGCGCAGATAGAGATCGTTCTCGACGTCCTGAGCAAACGACACTTGCGGATGCGCAAGCTGCACGTCGGGCGACGAGAACCGCCCGGCCAATAGTTCGAAGGGCTCGAGGTCGATCACCCAGTTGCGCTGCGCCCCTGCCGCCGAGAGCGCTGGCAGCCGGCGCGTCTTGCCAAAACGATCCAGTTGGCACACGCTCGGCGTCTCGACTTCAACCGTGACGCGCGTTTGCCATGGCGAATCATTGGTGAAGTAGACGTACGTCGCCGCGTCCGTCGAGTGGCGGCGAATCGTCACCGGTTGCTGCGTCCCCGCGACGGTCTCGAAGGGGGCCGCTGGCAGCTCGCGATAAGTGGCGACCATCTCGGCCAGCGATTCCTCGGCCCCCAGCGGTAACAGCCAACCACCGTCGATGAGCGTGGCGGCATCGAGCGTGGCGATGGCGTGTACGAACCGTTGCCGATTGAGCGCGCCGGCCGGCGCCGGCTGGCCGACGAGCAGCGTCTGCGCGCCTTTGAACGGGCTCTTGGCGTCGAAGGACGGCAAGCGCAACTGTTGCGGCTCGTGGAAAAACAGCGCAGCTGCCGTCCGGGCTTGCGCGGCACGGTCGATTTCCGCCGACTGATTCAACTCAACTTCCACGCCTTGCTCCACGAGCTGGTTGACCGGCTCGATCCACTGCGGCCGGGCGAGTACCAGCTCCTCGCTTTCCTGGCATAGCTTTGGATCGATGCCCAGCGACAAGAGCACACCCTGCGCGCTGGTGCGGGCGCGCAAGCTGGGGCGCAGCGCCTGCTGAATATCCGGACGATCGAAGAGATGCGCACCGGCCAGATACAACCGCGCGGGAGCATCCTTCACGCGCACCATCTCGGCTTGCATGCGGCGATGCAGTTGATTCAGCGCCTGGCTGCGCCATTCGAGCCAGGGAGCACGAAATTCGCTGGCGATCGCTTGAACCCGCGCAGCGTGATCCTGCCGCACGAGAGCTTCCAATTCCCGCTCGTGTACGAAGCGATCGACAGTTTGCTCGTCGTAGCACCAATCCGCCCCCGGCAGCTGCGCATAACCATCGGCGGCCAGGTGCAAGGCCAGGCCGGAAAACGCCGCGTGATGCTGGTAGCGCTCGCACAGTTCGCGCACCACGGCAAGCATC
This DNA window, taken from Pirellulales bacterium, encodes the following:
- a CDS encoding MaoC family dehydratase encodes the protein MPRPTIASRIPDSFTVGQRVSFTRTFTDGDMALFIGATWDINPYHTDDTFAATTRFQRRIVPGLLPGSMATHLGGLWGFLATEMNMEFVAPVYVGDTITLEVEITAVEEPRGLVRAKCRWTNTEGVEVVRGGFAGYPARRKPA
- a CDS encoding family 10 glycosylhydrolase: MRLRLEWGGGREQLWRGTVALDEGALSAPTPLGIEADEPASIWIDSGNLRIQPRSARAYDGVDLDVTAPLTAMLRVNLSGAADAAATDVEVPLAQVAHEPFAVSLDALGSRLLVRRVPGDRLRVKLPRDSVIFSTGEIAEVELQPHLLGSSAGGKVLMVAQLFAARTARDPLWSFERELPLTPDGSATEPAVLPVKLPEAEGIYDLRIVIHRRALQNRLGWKQTVDERKLQFVVLAKERPRPAGAAPLPAVADTLFEIDPANPAWWERWTNVPIPGLRRGPLGNGDAAPWQHSLGSLTQLGPGGREPNVSWEAFPLPIARPGQPHFVEVEYPADLPQTLGISIVEPNTAGHMTPIGLDTGIDVPDTAVSREPRLARHRVAFWPRTKAPLLLLTNQREGSRAAFGKVRVIGPKAAGVSNLGRDTSRPAYLPSAFPANQPGGNRLLAAYYDRPLFPENFSASEAYDEWSGRGLDDWVTYYEGAARLVEYLQYVGYNGLVMTVLADGSTIYPSKLLQPTPRYDTGAYFVSGQDPYRKDILELLFRLFDREGMQLIPALQFAAPLPALEEELRRLRNGEKSGIVPVDAQGRSWLAVHGARKGLAPYYNPLNVRVQDEMLAVVRELCERYQHHAAFSGLALHLAADGYAQLPGADWCYDEQTVDRFVHERELEALVRQDHAARVQAIASEFRAPWLEWRSQALNQLHRRMQAEMVRVKDAPARLYLAGAHLFDRPDIQQALRPSLRARTSAQGVLLSLGIDPKLCQESEELVLARPQWIEPVNQLVEQGVEVELNQSAEIDRAAQARTAAALFFHEPQQLRLPSFDAKSPFKGAQTLLVGQPAPAGALNRQRFVHAIATLDAATLIDGGWLLPLGAEESLAEMVATYRELPAAPFETVAGTQQPVTIRRHSTDAATYVYFTNDSPWQTRVTVEVETPSVCQLDRFGKTRRLPALSAAGAQRNWVIDLEPFELLAGRFSSPDVQLAHPQVSFAQDVENDLYLRIRELGERVAALQQPQARRILVNAGFEQPPEPDNALPGWTLREHPGAAAECDTNQKRSGEQSLRFSSTQAAASLVSAPITPLPSGHLSVLAWLRVADPQRQPPLRLAVSARWKGQDYYRYAPVGAGTAQAISGDWTQFLFEVRDLPTEQLSDLCVRFDLTGPGELWIDDIELREFDDQEFRELKKMITVASYMLESRQLGDCMRLLDGYWPRFLVANVPLAADPLAARPRYTPKRTDASAPVETEAKPGIMERMRRAMPSMLR